The following are from one region of the Salvia hispanica cultivar TCC Black 2014 chromosome 1, UniMelb_Shisp_WGS_1.0, whole genome shotgun sequence genome:
- the LOC125201073 gene encoding uncharacterized protein LOC125201073 has protein sequence MGDRQIPYDCYATADPAASSASSSSQSYVSEVEDAPPLWTEARTLTKQLSTREVPRNIAWERRRLQVQQQERRKSEEDLTDEDLNELKACIELGFGFDAQEGQRLCTTIPALDLYFAVNRQFLTSPLASPSSTGSARLRIGSPSPSPAPVPPSPTPPATLTLRSCSFTGESDSWKILNKGDDPQQVKTKLRHWAQAVACSVMQSPIRCGGMD, from the exons ATGGGAGATCGGCAAATTCCATACGACTGCTACGCAACCGCCGATCCAGCCGCATCATCCGCGTCGTCGTCGTCTCAGTCGTACGTCTCCGAGGTCGAGGACGCGCCGCCGCTGTGGACGGAGGCGCGGACGCTGACGAAGCAGCTGTCCACGCGCGAGGTGCCGCGCAACATCGCGTGGGAGCGGCGGCGCCTCCAGGTCCAGCAGCAGGAGCGGCGGAAGAGCGAGGAGGATCTGACGGACGAGGATCTGAACGAGCTCAAGGCCTGCATAGAGCTAGGCTTCGGATTCGACGCCCAGGAAGGGCAGAGACTGTGCACCACCATCCCCGCGCTAGATCTCTACTTCGCCGTGAATCGCCAGTTTCTCACGAGCCCCCTCGCCAGCCCTAGCAGCACCGGCTCTGCGCGGCTGCGGATCGGATCCCCAAGCCCTAGCCCCGCCCCCGTCCCCCCCTCGCCTACGCCACCCGCGACATTAACCCTCCGATCGTGCTCCTTCACCGGAGAATCCGACTCGTGGAAGATTTTGAACAAAG GCGATGATCCCCAACAAGTGAAGACGAAATTGCGGCATTGGGCACAAGCGGTAGCATGCTCAGTGATGCAGTCCCCAATTAGATGCGGTGGCATGGATTAG